From the genome of Duffyella gerundensis, one region includes:
- a CDS encoding YgiW/YdeI family stress tolerance OB fold protein gives MYKKITLAALMAVVSLSVNAEEGGFKAGETPPPQHKQDAGYKGSEDTGQGTVKASRDMRKDAWVTLEGYIIKDHGNNRYDFRDQTGTMVIMAPKKVFDGKEYTAEDKVRVSGYVKGKGPGTTLNAERIEEP, from the coding sequence ATGTACAAGAAAATTACCCTGGCGGCACTGATGGCCGTGGTGAGTTTGTCGGTTAACGCCGAAGAGGGTGGATTCAAAGCGGGCGAAACGCCACCGCCGCAGCACAAGCAGGATGCCGGTTATAAAGGTTCTGAAGATACCGGTCAGGGCACGGTAAAAGCGTCCCGTGATATGCGCAAAGATGCGTGGGTTACGCTGGAAGGCTACATCATCAAAGATCACGGTAATAACCGTTACGATTTCCGCGATCAGACCGGCACCATGGTGATCATGGCACCGAAAAAGGTGTTTGATGGCAAAGAGTACACCGCGGAAGATAAAGTACGCGTCAGCGGCTACGTGAAGGGCAAAGGCCCTGGCACCACGCTGAATGCGGAACGCATCGAAGAGCCGTGA
- a CDS encoding MFS transporter, whose product MVHSDQPVQKPAWGAVFAMSFGVFGLITAEFLPVSLLTPIADSLQVTEGQAGQTVTVTALMALFTSLVISLATRRIDRRWVLLGFSLILVASNLLVAFADNLHVILAGRLLLGIAIGGFWTLSTATAMRLVPADQVPKALSIIFSGVSLATIIATPLGSFLGDIIGWRNIFLLTALLGGLAFIWQFFSLPAMPADREKRHGSMLSVLMRPGMRWGMVAIIMLFTGHFAFFTYLRPFLETVAQVNVHALSLILLAFGVANFVGTSLAGYLLMRNLHLTLGGTTLLMGIMAILLAVFGHNSLLDGLCIALWGMAFGAIPVGWSTWITRTVPDEAETGGGLLVATIQLAITVGAAAGGWVFDANGARGVFFASSVLILLASMTIFTRLRQRA is encoded by the coding sequence CCGAGTTTCTGCCGGTGAGCCTGCTGACGCCCATTGCCGACAGCCTACAGGTCACCGAAGGCCAGGCGGGACAGACCGTCACGGTTACCGCCCTGATGGCGCTGTTTACCAGTTTGGTGATTTCGCTGGCGACGCGCCGCATCGATCGCCGCTGGGTGCTGCTGGGTTTCTCGTTGATTCTGGTGGCCTCGAACCTGCTGGTGGCCTTTGCCGACAATCTGCATGTGATTCTGGCCGGACGCCTGCTGCTGGGTATCGCCATTGGCGGCTTCTGGACGCTTTCGACCGCGACAGCCATGCGGCTGGTGCCTGCCGATCAGGTGCCGAAAGCGCTGTCGATCATCTTCAGCGGCGTGTCGCTGGCAACGATCATCGCCACGCCGTTGGGCAGTTTCCTCGGCGATATCATCGGCTGGCGCAATATCTTCCTGCTGACCGCGCTGCTGGGCGGCCTGGCGTTTATCTGGCAGTTTTTCTCGCTGCCAGCGATGCCCGCCGATCGCGAAAAACGGCATGGCAGCATGCTGTCGGTGCTGATGCGTCCCGGTATGCGCTGGGGCATGGTGGCGATCATTATGCTGTTCACCGGCCACTTCGCCTTTTTCACCTACCTGCGCCCTTTTCTTGAAACCGTGGCGCAGGTCAATGTGCACGCCCTGTCGCTGATCCTGCTGGCCTTTGGCGTGGCAAACTTTGTTGGCACTTCGCTGGCCGGTTATCTGCTGATGCGTAATCTGCATCTGACGCTGGGCGGCACCACGCTGCTGATGGGCATCATGGCGATTTTGCTGGCGGTGTTTGGGCATAATTCACTGCTGGATGGCCTGTGCATTGCACTGTGGGGCATGGCGTTTGGCGCGATTCCGGTTGGCTGGTCAACCTGGATCACCCGTACCGTGCCTGACGAAGCGGAAACCGGCGGCGGCCTGTTGGTTGCCACTATTCAGCTCGCCATTACGGTGGGTGCTGCGGCCGGAGGCTGGGTATTTGATGCCAACGGCGCACGCGGCGTGTTCTTTGCCAGCAGCGTGCTGATCCTGCTCGCCTCGATGACCATTTTTACCCGCTTACGCCAGCGCGCCTGA
- a CDS encoding ABC transporter ATP-binding protein, translated as MNTPTILLSNIKKRYGGHEVLHDISLTAQDGDVISLIGSSGSGKSTLLRCIPFLEVPQAGEIAVGDNRIVIDNVDEKLSAAQQRTIKQMRMQLGFVFQSFNLWPHRTVLQNIIEAPVHVQGRSHKEATEEAERLLQKVGLYQKRDAWPSQLSGGQQQRVAIARALAQQPKALLFDEPTSALDPELVGEVLRVIRELAEEGRTMIIVTHEMGFAREVANKAIFLHQGMIEEQGPPEQVFLDPHSDRCRAFVHSHLQRNPTG; from the coding sequence ATGAACACACCCACCATTTTGCTCAGCAACATCAAAAAGCGTTATGGCGGCCATGAGGTACTGCACGATATCAGCCTCACCGCACAGGATGGCGACGTGATTTCGCTGATTGGCTCCAGTGGGTCGGGTAAAAGTACGTTACTGCGCTGTATTCCGTTTCTTGAAGTGCCGCAGGCGGGAGAGATTGCCGTAGGAGATAACCGCATTGTTATCGACAACGTCGATGAAAAGCTCAGTGCTGCTCAGCAGCGCACCATCAAGCAGATGCGTATGCAGCTTGGCTTTGTGTTTCAGAGCTTTAACCTGTGGCCGCATCGCACCGTGCTGCAGAACATTATCGAAGCGCCGGTGCATGTGCAGGGACGCAGCCATAAAGAGGCGACAGAAGAGGCGGAGAGGCTGCTGCAAAAGGTGGGGCTTTATCAAAAACGTGACGCCTGGCCGTCGCAGCTCTCCGGCGGCCAACAGCAGCGGGTAGCGATCGCCCGCGCACTGGCGCAGCAACCTAAGGCATTGCTGTTTGATGAGCCAACCTCGGCGCTCGATCCCGAGCTGGTGGGTGAAGTGCTGCGGGTCATCCGCGAGCTGGCAGAAGAGGGGCGCACGATGATTATCGTGACTCATGAAATGGGCTTTGCCCGCGAAGTGGCAAACAAGGCGATCTTCCTGCATCAGGGGATGATTGAAGAGCAGGGACCGCCGGAGCAGGTATTTCTCGATCCCCATTCCGATCGTTGTCGGGCGTTTGTGCACAGTCATTTACAACGCAATCCCACCGGCTAA
- a CDS encoding metallophosphoesterase, with amino-acid sequence MIIAQISDIHAAADNDNLQRLERALAWLATLAPDALVLTGDLADNRHCGHDLLATCLNAVPWPLFILPGNADNRDRLRATWPERFADKRPALHFTANIGGIRLIGLDSTLENSDAGSVAAHLGWLDQALNASPALPSILFLHHHLFLCGIPGIDNSICHDRRQLETLLRNSMRPPLAIACGHVHRPMMSLFAGIPAYVCGSVCAANPLWFGADTVPPVNDPVYLLIHRFNDGELVSYHVAV; translated from the coding sequence ATGATTATTGCCCAGATTTCAGATATCCATGCAGCCGCTGACAACGACAACCTGCAGCGTCTTGAGCGGGCTCTCGCCTGGCTGGCAACGCTGGCGCCCGATGCGCTGGTGCTCACCGGCGATCTGGCGGATAACCGCCACTGCGGGCACGACCTGCTCGCCACCTGCCTTAACGCCGTGCCCTGGCCGCTGTTTATCCTGCCCGGCAATGCCGATAACCGCGATCGGCTGCGCGCCACGTGGCCCGAGCGATTCGCTGACAAGCGGCCTGCGCTGCACTTCACCGCGAACATCGGCGGCATCCGTCTGATTGGCCTGGATTCCACGCTGGAAAACAGCGATGCGGGCAGCGTTGCCGCGCATCTCGGCTGGCTTGACCAGGCGCTGAACGCGTCGCCTGCTCTGCCATCCATCCTGTTTTTACACCATCACCTTTTTCTTTGTGGCATTCCGGGCATCGATAATAGCATCTGTCACGATCGGCGGCAGCTTGAAACGCTGCTGCGTAACAGTATGCGACCGCCGTTGGCTATCGCCTGCGGGCATGTTCATCGCCCAATGATGAGCCTGTTTGCCGGGATTCCCGCTTACGTCTGCGGATCGGTTTGTGCGGCCAACCCGCTGTGGTTTGGCGCCGATACGGTGCCGCCGGTTAACGATCCGGTTTATCTGCTGATTCATCGCTTCAATGATGGCGAGCTGGTGAGTTACCACGTTGCGGTTTAA
- a CDS encoding ABC transporter permease — protein sequence MDNAFFSQTLLALLGGLPLTLNLTLLALIGGALLAVCFNLLRLTRLGHYPVRFYIWLFRGTPLLIQIFMIYYGLGSFELVRDSVLWPVLREPYWCGLIALILNDAAYTSEILRGGLNAVSPQSIEAAKVSGMSSRKIFTRITLPIAVRQALPAWSNEVISMLKATSLVSTISLMEMTGIADAIVSSTFRALEVFLTAAVIYLILSLIVSRLLTLLEHRLSPYQFGAR from the coding sequence GTGGATAACGCTTTCTTTAGCCAGACGCTGCTGGCGCTGTTGGGAGGCCTGCCGCTGACGCTGAATCTGACGCTGCTGGCATTGATCGGCGGCGCGCTGCTGGCGGTCTGCTTTAACCTGCTGCGACTGACGCGGCTCGGGCACTATCCGGTACGCTTTTATATCTGGCTGTTTCGCGGCACGCCGCTGCTGATTCAGATTTTTATGATCTATTACGGATTGGGAAGTTTTGAACTGGTGCGCGACAGCGTGCTGTGGCCGGTGCTGCGTGAGCCGTACTGGTGCGGCCTGATCGCCCTGATTCTCAACGATGCCGCCTATACCAGCGAAATCCTGCGCGGCGGCCTGAATGCGGTTAGCCCACAGTCGATTGAAGCAGCAAAGGTCAGCGGTATGTCATCGCGTAAGATTTTCACCCGCATCACGCTGCCGATAGCGGTGCGTCAGGCTTTGCCCGCGTGGAGCAACGAGGTGATCTCCATGCTCAAAGCGACCTCGCTGGTCAGTACCATCAGCCTGATGGAGATGACCGGCATTGCCGATGCTATCGTCTCGTCCACCTTTCGTGCGCTGGAGGTGTTTCTCACCGCGGCGGTTATCTATCTGATCCTGTCGCTTATCGTCAGCAGGTTGCTGACTCTGCTGGAACACCGGCTGTCACCGTATCAATTTGGAGCGCGTTAA
- a CDS encoding SDR family oxidoreductase, which yields MKSTGNTFLITGGGTGIGLALAQRWHDMGNHVIITGRRQQVLQDAVAGRERMTAYALDVTAPDAVDRFVQQVIADHPDINILVNNAGIFSAEKVTTRRDISDAERMIETNIVGPMRLTNAMIDHLSGQPNAALINVSSGLAFVPFPAAPTYSATKAALHAWTAAIRPLLKDKVEVIEIVPPQVQTELTPGQSQDANSMPLDAFADEVIALLHATPTPAEVCVERVRYFREAEAKGQFDEALQMLAQYS from the coding sequence ATGAAAAGCACGGGCAATACGTTTTTGATTACCGGCGGCGGTACCGGCATTGGACTGGCACTGGCCCAGCGCTGGCACGATATGGGTAACCACGTCATTATCACCGGTCGACGCCAGCAGGTATTGCAGGATGCCGTTGCCGGTCGCGAACGCATGACGGCGTATGCGCTGGACGTTACCGCGCCGGACGCGGTTGACCGCTTTGTACAGCAGGTGATTGCTGATCATCCCGACATCAATATTCTGGTTAACAATGCCGGTATTTTCAGTGCGGAAAAGGTCACTACCCGGCGTGATATCAGTGATGCAGAGCGGATGATCGAAACCAATATTGTTGGGCCAATGCGCCTCACCAACGCCATGATCGATCATCTCAGCGGTCAACCCAATGCGGCGCTGATCAACGTCTCTTCCGGCCTGGCATTTGTACCCTTTCCTGCTGCGCCAACCTACAGTGCCACCAAAGCGGCCCTGCACGCCTGGACAGCGGCCATTCGTCCACTGCTGAAAGACAAGGTGGAAGTGATTGAAATTGTACCGCCGCAGGTACAAACCGAACTGACACCGGGTCAGTCGCAGGATGCCAACAGCATGCCGCTGGATGCGTTTGCCGACGAGGTGATTGCGCTGCTGCATGCCACGCCAACGCCTGCTGAAGTGTGTGTCGAGCGCGTGCGCTATTTCCGTGAGGCGGAAGCTAAAGGCCAGTTTGACGAAGCGCTACAGATGTTGGCGCAGTACAGCTAA
- a CDS encoding isopentenyl transferase family protein, whose amino-acid sequence MRSLAELGERIVIIGPSNSGKSTLAAAIGRQHALPVVYLDRLYHYPDTAWQMRPTEAFHALHAEAIAEPRWVMEGNYTGLLSARLARATGLIVLEVSTLTSLRRYLARTLWQKHRYGGVNDDNDRVTWEMLNYITRVMPAKTRRNAQWCRSWQGPAVWLTSPRQINQAYQQWQLLR is encoded by the coding sequence ATGCGGTCGTTAGCAGAACTGGGTGAGCGTATCGTGATCATCGGCCCGTCGAACAGCGGCAAATCAACGCTTGCCGCGGCTATTGGTCGACAGCACGCGCTACCGGTGGTGTATCTCGACAGGCTGTATCATTATCCCGACACCGCCTGGCAAATGCGGCCCACAGAAGCGTTTCATGCGCTGCACGCTGAGGCGATTGCTGAACCGCGTTGGGTAATGGAGGGAAATTACACCGGACTGCTGTCGGCCCGGCTGGCTCGGGCGACCGGATTAATTGTGCTGGAGGTTTCTACGTTAACCAGCCTGCGGCGCTATCTGGCGCGTACGCTGTGGCAAAAGCACCGCTACGGCGGGGTTAATGATGACAATGACAGGGTGACGTGGGAAATGCTGAATTATATTACGCGCGTGATGCCGGCAAAAACCCGGCGTAATGCACAGTGGTGCAGGAGCTGGCAGGGGCCAGCGGTGTGGCTCACGTCACCACGGCAGATCAATCAGGCGTATCAGCAGTGGCAGCTGCTGCGTTAA
- a CDS encoding ABC transporter permease, translating into MNIDWQLIGFGDEGWGPALLQAAWITLSVSLTAFAIGALLGSLLCWMQVAGSRWQKRLAGSYVVVFRGVPELLVIYLFYFGGREVVAFFGKALGFHGPFDVSGFVAGALAIGLISAASQSGVFRGAFYAIPLGTLEAARVTGMGRLMLFRRMIVPQALRTALPGMGNQWQSVIKESALVSVTGLVETLNQVATASGSTQEPFFFYAVGAVIYLIITSLSDMVFRGAEKVALRGQATSPTRNGSRG; encoded by the coding sequence ATGAACATCGACTGGCAACTGATCGGCTTTGGCGACGAAGGCTGGGGGCCTGCGCTGCTGCAGGCGGCCTGGATTACGCTTTCGGTCTCACTCACCGCCTTTGCAATCGGTGCGCTGCTGGGTAGCCTGCTTTGCTGGATGCAGGTGGCCGGTAGCCGCTGGCAGAAACGGCTGGCGGGCAGTTACGTGGTGGTATTTCGCGGCGTGCCCGAGCTGCTGGTGATCTACCTGTTCTATTTTGGCGGGCGAGAAGTGGTGGCGTTTTTTGGCAAGGCGCTGGGGTTTCACGGTCCGTTTGACGTCAGCGGCTTTGTGGCCGGGGCGCTGGCGATTGGCCTGATCTCCGCCGCCTCCCAGAGCGGTGTCTTTCGCGGCGCGTTTTATGCCATTCCGCTGGGCACGCTGGAAGCAGCACGGGTCACCGGCATGGGCCGGCTGATGCTGTTTCGCCGGATGATTGTGCCGCAGGCGCTGCGCACCGCGCTGCCGGGCATGGGCAATCAGTGGCAGAGCGTGATCAAGGAGTCGGCGTTAGTGTCGGTAACCGGGCTGGTGGAAACGCTGAATCAGGTGGCCACCGCTTCGGGCTCGACGCAGGAACCCTTTTTCTTCTATGCGGTGGGCGCGGTGATCTACCTGATCATTACTTCGCTCTCCGATATGGTTTTTCGTGGCGCCGAGAAGGTAGCGCTACGCGGTCAGGCAACTTCACCCACAAGGAACGGTTCGCGTGGATAA
- a CDS encoding membrane-bound PQQ-dependent dehydrogenase, glucose/quinate/shikimate family → MLNKITSIVIAILGVAMLYMGGKLLLAGGSPFYAIMALGLLITAWTLFRNKRIALSLYALLMWIVLFWIIYEVGFDKWQWIPRGDLIGLIGVWLAMPWVVAPLYKSSSPRRFHPFLGTTVLVMVAIVIGMMFYDPYPQAGNITNPRTASESQGAANDWTAYGGSDNGLRFSSLKQIGKDNASNLELAWTYHTGDLRDADKDAGEYTFEATPLKVNNSLYFCTPHNEVHALNPETGALKWKYQPEKNRSYLQQHQTCRGVSYYDAAAAAKPAATTPDATVSAAPAMCRKRIFNATTDAKLIALDADTGKLCADFGNNGMIDLSANMGTVRPHALMQTSAPLVAGDLVIVGGSVMDNGFHSGNPSGVIRAYDAQSGRLVWNFDPANPEKTQPIAAGENYPYDTPVAWATLSADVKNGLVYVPFGNASPDELSRGRDANSNVEKFRDTLVALDLHTGTFKWRFQSSKNDLWDRDNPSQPSLMDIDYQGTRAPAVILPTKTGNLFVLNRLTGQAIYPINQVDVSTTGGVAGETFSPTQPVSRLNFIPAPINEKSMWGITPFDQMSCRTQFHAMRYDGNPWTPATEKGSIVFPGNIGVFNWGSVAIDPERQILIAAPVRLAYKYHLLKRTPETADKRLLGKDGTPYWNENFQGDYAIQIQQFTSDLGIPCIAPPWGRMVGVDLKTGKTEWLRRVGTTKNLKTSFMPGRFPIGFPMGMVAHGGPLVTAGDVVFHGATADNFFRAYDINTGEILWQTELPAGGQATPATYMGNDNKQYVVIAAGGHGSMGTTPGDAVMAFRLK, encoded by the coding sequence ATGCTTAACAAAATTACCAGTATTGTCATCGCCATTCTCGGCGTGGCCATGCTGTATATGGGCGGAAAACTGCTGCTTGCCGGCGGGTCGCCATTCTATGCCATTATGGCGCTCGGGCTGTTAATTACCGCCTGGACGCTATTCCGCAACAAACGCATCGCGCTGTCGCTTTATGCGCTGCTGATGTGGATCGTACTGTTCTGGATTATCTATGAAGTCGGCTTCGACAAATGGCAGTGGATCCCACGCGGCGATCTGATTGGCCTGATCGGTGTCTGGCTGGCGATGCCGTGGGTGGTTGCGCCGCTCTATAAATCCTCTTCACCGCGTCGTTTCCATCCGTTCCTCGGCACTACCGTGCTGGTGATGGTCGCTATCGTGATCGGCATGATGTTTTACGATCCCTATCCGCAGGCGGGCAATATCACGAATCCGCGTACGGCCAGTGAAAGCCAGGGCGCCGCTAACGACTGGACCGCTTACGGCGGCAGCGATAACGGCTTGCGTTTCTCCAGCCTGAAGCAGATTGGTAAAGACAACGCCAGCAACCTGGAACTGGCGTGGACCTATCACACCGGCGATCTGCGTGATGCCGATAAAGATGCGGGCGAATATACCTTTGAAGCGACGCCGCTGAAGGTCAATAACAGCCTCTATTTCTGTACGCCGCACAATGAAGTGCATGCGCTGAACCCGGAAACCGGCGCGCTGAAATGGAAATACCAGCCTGAGAAAAACCGCTCTTACCTGCAACAGCACCAAACCTGTCGTGGCGTGAGCTATTACGATGCGGCAGCGGCAGCGAAACCTGCGGCGACCACCCCGGATGCCACCGTCAGTGCGGCACCCGCAATGTGCCGTAAGCGCATTTTCAATGCTACCACCGACGCGAAGCTGATTGCGCTGGATGCGGATACCGGCAAGCTGTGTGCCGATTTTGGTAACAACGGCATGATCGACCTGAGCGCCAATATGGGCACGGTGCGCCCACATGCACTGATGCAGACGTCGGCACCGCTGGTGGCGGGCGATCTGGTGATCGTCGGCGGCTCAGTAATGGACAACGGTTTCCATTCCGGCAACCCTTCTGGCGTGATCCGCGCCTATGACGCGCAAAGCGGTCGTCTGGTATGGAACTTTGATCCGGCTAATCCGGAAAAAACTCAGCCGATTGCCGCGGGTGAAAACTATCCGTATGACACGCCGGTTGCCTGGGCAACGCTGAGCGCCGATGTGAAAAATGGTCTGGTGTACGTGCCGTTTGGCAACGCCTCGCCGGATGAGCTGAGCCGTGGTCGTGATGCCAACAGCAACGTGGAGAAGTTCCGCGATACGCTGGTGGCGCTGGATCTGCATACCGGTACCTTTAAATGGCGCTTCCAGTCATCGAAAAATGACCTGTGGGACCGTGATAATCCGTCGCAGCCTTCGCTGATGGATATCGATTATCAGGGCACGCGTGCGCCAGCGGTGATTCTGCCGACCAAAACCGGCAACCTGTTTGTGCTGAACCGTTTGACCGGTCAGGCGATCTATCCGATTAATCAGGTCGATGTTTCCACCACCGGCGGCGTAGCGGGCGAAACCTTCTCGCCAACGCAGCCGGTATCGCGCCTGAACTTCATTCCGGCGCCGATCAACGAGAAATCGATGTGGGGCATTACGCCGTTTGATCAGATGTCCTGCCGCACGCAGTTCCACGCCATGCGCTACGACGGTAACCCATGGACGCCAGCCACCGAGAAAGGCTCGATTGTTTTCCCGGGTAACATTGGCGTATTCAACTGGGGTTCAGTGGCTATCGATCCGGAGCGTCAGATTCTGATCGCCGCTCCGGTGCGTCTGGCTTATAAATATCACCTGCTGAAGCGTACGCCGGAAACCGCGGATAAGCGTCTGCTGGGCAAAGATGGTACGCCTTACTGGAATGAAAACTTCCAGGGCGACTATGCCATTCAGATTCAGCAGTTCACTTCCGATCTGGGCATTCCGTGTATCGCGCCACCGTGGGGCCGTATGGTAGGTGTCGATCTGAAAACCGGTAAAACCGAATGGCTGCGCCGCGTGGGCACCACTAAAAACCTGAAAACCAGCTTCATGCCTGGCCGCTTCCCGATTGGTTTCCCAATGGGCATGGTGGCACACGGTGGACCGCTGGTGACCGCAGGTGACGTGGTATTCCACGGCGCAACGGCAGATAACTTCTTCCGCGCCTATGACATCAATACCGGCGAGATCCTTTGGCAAACCGAGCTGCCAGCCGGTGGCCAGGCAACGCCAGCCACCTACATGGGCAATGACAATAAACAATACGTTGTTATCGCCGCCGGTGGTCACGGTTCGATGGGCACCACACCGGGTGATGCGGTGATGGCGTTCCGCCTGAAATAA